AAGGGAGGCCCATGACGACGTCCTTGCCGCCCCGCGTGGCTCCACTGCCAACCGTACTGCTCACCGTTTtgttccctcccctcccctcccctcgcccgatCGAGATCCATCATTGCCAGCAGGATTTCTCTTAGTTTTTTCTTTGAGAAAACAGGAGTAAAATTCATCTTCCACATTCTATGGGAGAGGCGTGCAAAAAAAAGTCACTGAATTCAAGAACTGTAATTTTTGGGTTGACGAAGTTGTTCGGATCACCGGAGACGTCTCCGTACGTGTGTCGCCCACACGGCGCCAGCTGCCTCGCCGTGTGTAGCCACGCCACCTTAGGATGGACCGCATGAGTGACACTCTGCACATACGGTCACGGTCACAAGGGACGTTTCTCCCACGTGGCGTTGTATTCCTAGCCGTTTGTAGCCACGTCAGTGTAGGATGGACCATGGCGATGATACTCTGCGTCTGCAGGGGGTGTTCACAAAAAAATCCGGTTGGTGGGCCTTCTTTAACGCGGGTGGATTGTTTTATGGGTCGCATTTGCAAAAATGCCACCATGTGCGCACGCCATTTTGCAAATAAAAAAATGCCTTGCCCCCACCTCGGTTCCATCGACGATGCTTCAAAACCACCCGATGCGGAAAGAAAGGGAAGAGAGTAAAGAGGAGTAGGCGATTGCGATGGCGATCACCTAGGGTCTTCGCTTCGACACAAGGAGGCCTCGGTGGCGGCGCCTATGCCGGAGATTTCACCGTCGAGTTGAAGCATGGCACCACGGCTGCGACCAAAGGGCAAGACACCTCCATTTATGGTGAGTTTTCATTCCCTGCCCCCATGATGTTCATTCTTATTCATGCACCCATCGCCTGCCATTTAGATGACATGTTCGTGTGGCTTAGATGTCGCCAATGCCATACTTCATTCATGTGGTTACTTGGACTGTGAAAAAGGGTTTTCTTTTttaaattggggggggggggaggggggcagtggCACACGCGGTTTGTGACTAAAGTAGAGGATTCTGAATGGTAGGATAGGTAAACACGTGCTTCTAAGGTTATATCATATAGCTAGATGTGAATCATATAAGTCAATTGCCCATGTTCAATTAACTAAATGTAAGTGTGTCAGAGCTAGATTCTATAGATCCCACGGTAGGGTATCTTACCTAGGCGATTTGGCCCGATGGTAATAGGGGCAAGGTTTTTCCCAGGTTTGGGCTCTCGAGGAGAGATAATATCCTACTCTTACTCTTATGTATTGTGTTGGGGTTTATACAAAGTACATGTAAAGTACCAAGGGAATGCATATTGACGAGCCCAACCCTTGACTTATATAgcataccgggggggggggggctagggttatagATTCTAGTCGGTGACATCGGTGGAGGTAGAGTCCTCCGCGGCGCTGGTATCTGCTGATTGTCCTCCAAGTCTCCCGGAATCCTCGTATAATTAGCTAAGGGCCGCCAATGTGGCCCAAGACGTAACCGACCTAGGGGTCCTCAACCTGACCCGCCAGGCCGGGAACCGACATGGCGAGGGACCCCTTTTGGCTGGGTCACCGTCGATGTGCTAACTGAATGTGTGAACAATATTGTATTAACTGAACTTAACTTTGTTAAACTGTCTTTGCACATGCTAAGTGGTCTTGCTAACTGAACTTGACCATGCTAACTGAATTTTGCAATTTTGCAATGCAAACCAATCATTGCAAATTAACTGAATTTTACACATTATCTGATCATTTCAATTTGCAATGTCCATGTAGGTGATGAAGAAAGGGATTTCTTTACTGTTGCTATGAATTATGGAGATTTTTTCACTGGGAGTGGTTCTGAGGTTGTTCCAGAGATCTAGTGGAGGTAAGGCATTTTGTTCTCTTTGGTCGGATGATGATGATTGTCTaggccccttcatcatcatcttctctaGGATGGTGATCTTATCCTTATCTTCATTGTCGTTGATTTCTTCTTGCTCTGGCTGACAACTTCCCGCCTTATGCAACAACACCGTTATCTGGCTCCGAGGATGTTTCGAAGATTTAGAAGAGGTAAGGCATTTCAGTTCTGTCTGATCGGATCATGGTGGTTGTCTAGGGCCCTTCGCCGTCCTTTTCTATAGGATGATGATTTCAACCTTACTTCCTTGTCATTGATTTCTCCTGGTTCCAACGTGCAACTTTCCGTCCCGTGCCTCAAGACTGTTATCTGTCTCCAAGGATGTTTTGGAGATCTAGAGGCGGCATGGATATTTGCTCATTACATGGCACTGCCACCGAAGATTACGTGAGGAAGACATCATTGATATACAACATGGCATTTTATTTGCTGCTTTTTAGAAAACGGACATTTCTAATATATCGTCTTTGCCTTCTACTTGTTGGAAGAGAAAATGCCTTTTTTTACAGCAAATAGACTTTATTTCTCATATGATGGTCATGTCGTGTACAACTAAAAGTTAGGGATTACATCATCTCAAGAACCCGAAATTCTAGCAGTAAAATAATGCTTAGCTAGCTCATCTGCTATCTGATTAGCTTCCCGGAAACAATGTTTAAATGATATTTTGGCCAAGTTCATTGCCAACTGCTTGCATTTAGAGACCAATGCAACGCCGGGTCCTGGATAAGAGTCCATTTGCTGAATTGCCTCCACCACGAGCAATCAGATTCAATCTTCACATTGTTGCACCCCAAATTTTGCCAGTAAGTATATTCCATTTCTAATTGCCATGAGCTCCACTGAATAAACATCTCGGATATGCGGAAGAAACCAAGTCACTTATGTTAGAATGTCACCCCGTTCATCACGAACAACAGTACCGAAAGCTCCAAATCAATCCATGAGACGGTTTTTTCCACATATATTCTTTCTTCAGAGTCGGGAGCTTTGGAGGCATCGATCCTGATGTAATCTGTAGCTAGCATGCGAATAGACAGTGTTGTTTTCTCGGGGTTTTGAATCATGATTCCTTTGACAAGTTATCGTCGTTGCCACCAAAGATACCACGCCGCCACAACACCCAGTTCGGCCACAGGTAGTCCATTCGAAACAACATCAAACTTTGAAAGATCTTCATAGTGACTGATCCTGGTCTGTCCTCGCCAGTTGCTCTTTGAATGACATCTAGAAGTCCCTGCTGAGGCCACACTTCTTTCACGCGACGACATTTGAAGAGGCAGTGCTGCAAGTCATCGGCACCCATCGAACGGCATGGGCATCCGGGCGAACAAGGtatgtatgaaaaagaaaaagGCCTTCTACTTCTAGGAAAAGAAAATATCTTCTTTcctaagaaaagaaaaatgaaatatcTTCTTTgctaagaaaagaaaaagaaaagatagaatCTTCCCTCCCCCGATGAGAGTGCACGGGTCTCATCCTCCCCAGCTTGACACCAAAATACTCACGGAGACTGCACTGCTCCGTGGCCGGATCGCCTCAGTTCGCCAACGGGTTTGCGCGAATGGGTTGGCGGCCACAGCTGGACCTTTATAAATCACGGTCACGGACACGTCTACCTACCAACAACCCACACACGCGCCGCGCTCGGCACAAGTCCCACAGCCACACTGCACTGGACACACGGTCGCGCACGCGGCGCCGCGGAGAGGCGAGGACACAGACGGGGGAGGCGGCGATGGTAGAAGGCGGCAGCGGCGCGGGTGCTACGTCGACCtgccggcgcggcggcggtggaggcggcatcGTCGGCCCGGCGGCCCGGCGGTgctgcggcggcgggtgcgggctcGGGCGTCTCGTCCGGCGGctgcggcggcaggggaggcaggCGCTGTGCGCGGccaggccggcggcggcgtcgtcgtcttcgtcggcGGCCGCGGCGCTCCGGGGCTGCCAGTACGACCCGCTGAGCTACGCGCGCAACTTCGACCAGAGCGGCTTCGGCGACCCGGACCCGGACGCGGACGCGGCCAGCCTCTACTACAGCTACACCTTCTCCTCCCGCTTCGTGCTCGCGCCAGGCAGCGCCACCTCGTCCTCAACCGCCGTCGCGGCCGTCGTCCCCGCGCCGAACGGTCTCGTCGTCGCCAGCCGGCCAACCGCCGCCAGCCATTAGCCGTCCCGGCGACAGTAGCTTCCCTTTCTCTCTCCTCGGGTTCTCTTTTCCTCAACCTCTGGAGTGGAAAGGCAGCAGCTTCATTTAGTTTGATTAAAGAAAACTTTTCTGTAGGGGAAAGTTCGGTCGGGAGAAGACGATGCTTGTAAATTAATACCGTAGTACTCTATGTACTGTATGTGAGAAGAACGCCATTGCTGGGTCGATCGAGCtgtgccatgccatgccatgctcgGTCGGATTCTCGAGGACCGTTTCAGATTTCTGATTCTGAGCTGCCGAGGATAGGGTCGAGAGTACTATAATTGCAGCGGCAGATGCCGATGGGCAGGGAGGACGTATAGGACCGATAGGCGCCATGAATGCGGTGGTACTTGCCGGCGGTGACGCCATCGCCATGGCTGGCACTGGGTGGGAACGGAATGGGCGACGGTCGGGGGTGGTGGCGGCGCCATTATTGGCCCTGGAAATGGAATTCACGGCTCCGCAGTCCCGTCCGTGATCTGTCGCCGTCACCACCACCGCACCGGCTGCTTCGGGGTGGTGGTGGGGGCGGagtcggaggaggagaagatgccTGCCAATCTGCCATGGCCGGCGAGACCGACCATGACGGCATTATGGTGCGCCCTGTCACCCTCAGGAATCCTCGGATCTGATGCTTACCCAGGCTGATGGGACGCATTCCGGCCACTGGACCCAATGCATCCCGGTCAGGGATTTTACAGGATTCCGGTGCTGTTTTTACTTTCACTGGGATGTGTGTGTTGAGCAGACGCTCCTGCTTCGGTGCTTCATTAGAGCATCTTCAATACAAGATGCAAATTTGAAGATGTAAAAAATGTTTTACAGACTAGGAGGAAGAGGAACAGGGGGAGGGAAATGAAATGAAAGCCAACTGATGGTCGGCACGCGGCCGCCAGTTTTACATCTCCAGATGAAGGAAGTGCAAATTTGCATCATAAGGTGTCGTAGTTTACATCTTCGGAAGGCGAAAATATAAATTTTCATCTACATTATCTATTGAAGAGAGGTTTTGGGGCCTTGGAAATGGAAAAGTTAGGTATTTTTACATCTATTCTTATATTGAAGATGCTCTTACCTAGTGGCTGTACTACATAAATGCAGATGATTTGTCTTGCTAGTTTCTTTCTACATTTTCTGGGCAAAGAGAACTGTTTTTCTTTTGCGAAACTGGGCAAACAGAATTGCAGCTTAGTGATATATTCTCTTACAGACTTTTTTTTTGAACCTCTTACCGTTTTTTTTTTGAAGATTCTTACCGACTTTTCTTGATGATACGGATTTTATGAGAGCAAGATAGGAATCGAGAGAAAAGGAAACAAGCAGtgttttccttccaaaaatgaaaATTGGGCCCAGCCCATGCAGATACATGGGCCGGATAAATCTAGCTTCACTGCTACACCATCAAGGCCCAGACGGCCCACGACCCATAAAAGCCCCTGCCTGCTGCAGTAGTCTCCCCCTTGACTCTTCTCTTCGTCCTTGACCGAGGGCgactctctgtctctctctctccgccTCCGCCGAGGGCTTCCGAGAATCCACCAGCGGAGCAGCGAGACAGGGACCCCTCCGCCGTCACCAACACCGCCCTACTCGCCGCCGcctcaccgcctccaccgccatcttCTACGTCCTCCCGTCCCCGTACCGGAGATCCGGCGGTTCTCGGTAACAAACTTTCCCCCCTCCCCACCTTTTTTAACCGCGGGGCGTGATCCCGTTCAATTCCCGCATGCGCGCCTGCCTAGATTGATCCGGAATTTTCTTCCCCGTTTCGCGCATGTCGTGTTTGCGATCCGTCGGTGGCTTCTCGTTTGCTGAATTCGTAGGGTAAGCGCGATTCGGCGATGGTTTCGGTTGTGAAATTGGTGGTGTTTATGCGTCTTCTTGGACGGAAGAGTGTCATAATTCTTCCGTAACCATCGGCCCATCACCAGGGCACTGTCCCACTGCATGCGCCCGAGTGATCCATAATTAACCTAGTTCAGTTATGTTTTCTGTTAGGTAGATTTCATAGGTATGTGTAACTGGTTGTGTGACAGCCTTGATTCTCGTACATGTAAGGGCTAACGAATTGGATGTATGCATCAAATTCGGTTGCCAGCGTGATTTTCCACTAAAGCAAAATGAGAGTTCAGAGATTTACAGTGCGCGCTTCCGCCGTTCTGTTTATCTTCAGCGCCAATCCAGTGAGATTGCGATAGAGACAAATTCCGCTGTGTAGTAGGCTTAGTTGGGATTGGCTCCACGAAAGCTCAACCTTCTATAAATTAGTATTGGCGTGGAGTCGACCCCTCCACGTGTATGACGCATTGATTATGCCAACGTATTGTTGATATTTTTGGTTGCATACGTTTCTCAGTCTGATTTTTGGAAGGTATCGATATATGCCCTGCCGTGTCCGTATGTCATGGTGACACGACAGACCCCAGGTCTCCTTTGCCCACGTCAAATGCGTGAATCGTCTGAAGCTGCCCAATTGCTAGATGTTCTAAGACATCCTATTAAGGCAGTTGTTACCTGCCTTTAGCTTACTTGGGAGAACACGATAAATCATTTTCAACTGATAGTGAAAAGTGAGGATAAGAAGACAGCGTAAGTCATTTGGCGTCTTGGATATATGTGACAAACTTGGTGATGTAGTAGGTTTAATTAAATAAACTTTGTCCTTCACATCATCAAAGTTTGTAAAAGTAAGCTGTGCCATCAGGAAATAAAGAAGTCCTTCTTTTACACGCCACTCCACTTTTAACTTTAGCTGAACTTTACAAGGTGTGATATTGACTTAATTCAAAGCTCTTGGTTTATGCAAGTACATGATACTGCCTTGCTAATTTAGGAGGAATATATAGCTATACATACCACCCTTTCTGTAGATTCCCAAGTCCTAACTGAAGGTGTAGGTTTACGTGCCTTTTCTGTGTGATCTACAGAACCTGCTTGCACTGAAAATCCTCAGACATGGATGATCTGAAGCTCTGAACTCTCTATGATTAGTGCCGATCCATCTAACTTGCTTTGTTAAAGTAGTCCAAATATTGGACTCTTCTGTGTTTGTTACTCCTTAACCAATATTAGCAGGGATTGATTGGTTATGCAAAAGTACACTTACAAATTATGGATTGTGGTAGTGCGAAGGAAACTTTTCCTTCCTATCACACATAACCAAGGTTGATGGAAAGTTGTGATTTTGATTGACATTGTCTGTTTGATTTTATTTCCGTTGCTGTTTGTGTTCTGATGATACTTTTGCCTTTAATCCTTTTAATTTCAGTTGCTTTATGTGTAGCGACAATCTTTCTCTGTTCGGAATACTGCGGTCAACCTTCAGTGATGAAATATTGAGGTCAATTGATAGTTGCATTATGAAGATTCTTATCACACATATTAGGGATAAGGTTGATGGGAACTTGTGATTTTTATTTACATAGTCTGTTAGATTTCATTTCTGCTGCTGCTTGTGTACTGATGATACTTTTCCGTTTAATCCTTTTAATTTCACCTTTTCATGTGTAACGAGAATCTTTTTGTGTtctgaatgctgcaatggaccttTAAGATTAAATATTGAGTTCGATTGCTTTGATTCCTTCGTTCACATTATAAGATGGAATTCCCATTCATCTACGATACATTTATGAATTTCCAATCTTGTAAACTTGTTCTGATCTTTCTAACTAATCTAGATGAAAATTAACAGTTGAATACCTTTAATTGTTTTGCGCAGTGACCGGAAGATATTTGGCTTTGCACGAACAAGATCTCACATGGAGCCATCCTCGCAGCCTGAGCCTGTCGTGGGTGTGGCCACTGCTGGGTCACAAGCATATCCTCCTCCTGCTGCCTATCCAGCTCCAGCCATGCCTGCCGCCATTCCTCCTGGCTCGCAGCCAGCAGTGCCATTCCCAGCTAATCCAGCTCAACTCAGTGCTCAACACCAACTGGTTTACCAACAAGCCCAGCAATTTCACCAACAactgcagcaacagcagcagcagcaacttcGTGAGTTCTGGGCTACTCAAATGGAAGAGATTGAGCAGGCAACTGACTTCAAGAACCACACCTTACCACTGGCAAGGATAAAAAAGATAATGAAGGCTGACGAGGATGTCCGGATGATCTCCGCAGAAGCTCCTGTTGTCTTTGCAAAGGCATGCGAGGTGTTTATCTTAGAGTTGACACTTAGGTCATGGATGCACACTGAGGAGAACAAGCGCCGGACCTT
Above is a window of Triticum aestivum cultivar Chinese Spring chromosome 6B, IWGSC CS RefSeq v2.1, whole genome shotgun sequence DNA encoding:
- the LOC123136651 gene encoding uncharacterized protein — encoded protein: MGWRPQLDLYKSRSRTRLPTNNPHTRRARHKSHSHTALDTRSRTRRRGEARTQTGEAAMVEGGSGAGATSTCRRGGGGGGIVGPAARRCCGGGCGLGRLVRRLRRQGRQALCAARPAAASSSSSAAAALRGCQYDPLSYARNFDQSGFGDPDPDADAASLYYSYTFSSRFVLAPGSATSSSTAVAAVVPAPNGLVVASRPTAASH
- the LOC123136650 gene encoding nuclear transcription factor Y subunit C-4; protein product: MEPSSQPEPVVGVATAGSQAYPPPAAYPAPAMPAAIPPGSQPAVPFPANPAQLSAQHQLVYQQAQQFHQQLQQQQQQQLREFWATQMEEIEQATDFKNHTLPLARIKKIMKADEDVRMISAEAPVVFAKACEVFILELTLRSWMHTEENKRRTLQKNDIAAAITRTDIYDFLVDIIPRDDMKEEGLGLPRVGLPPAALGAPADAYPPYYYVPAQQVPGVGMMYGGQQGHPVAYAWQQPQGQQAEEAPEEQQQSPSN